From the genome of Fundidesulfovibrio putealis DSM 16056:
TCGGCGCAGCTGGCTTCCGGCGGCGAGTGGCTGCGCATGTCCCTCAATCTGCTCGGGCAGAACGTCGCGGGGTTCGCGGCCTTCCTGCTGGGCGTATTTCTGGGGAGGGTTCTCTAGATGGCCTGGGAGACTCTTGAGCGGCTGCGCGTCTATACCGACGAATCAGACACCATCGACGGGCGCAGCGCCTTTTCGCAGATAGTGGCGGCTGCCCATGAGCACGGACTGGCCGGGGCCACGGTGTTTCGCGGCATGATGGGATACGGCGGCAACAGCCGCATCCATACGGCGCGCCTGCTGGAGCTCTCCAGCGACCTGCCCGTGGTGGTGGAGATCATGGACACTCCGGAACGCATCGGATCATTCTGCGCCGTGGCGCTGGGGTTGCTGAAAAAGGGCCTGATCACCCGTGAACCCGTCATGGGGCACAGGCCGTTAAAGCCTGGAGAAACGCCGGGAGAGTAGGGGAAGCTGTCAGCCGCGCCTGGGCGAGTTTCGTTCATGCCTGAACTTGATCTTCATCACCAGGATGGCCAGGGTCAGGCACAGGCTCACGCTGTTGGCGGCCACCACGGACACCGAACCGATCATAAGGCCGTACACCACCCACATGGCGATTCCCGCGCACAGCAGCAGGTACATGCGAAGCGAGATGTCCGACACCGACCGCGACCGGTACGTGCGCACCACCTGCGGGATGAAGGAGCAGGTGGTCATGCACCCTGCCGCAAGTCCCAGCACCTCAATCATGAATGCGTCCATCACTCCCCCTCGTGCAACCCTTTGACAGCCGCCCCGGCCTCAAGCATGATCCGGCCATGCTGCCAACACACCTTCTTTTCCCCATCCACCACGGCACGCGCATCCAGCTGGGCGTAACCGGAAGCATCGCCGCCTACAAGGCCCTCGAGCTGCTTCGGATGTTCGGCGAACTGGAGCTCCTGACCGGTGTGAGCATCACCCAGGCCGCCGCACGGTTCGT
Proteins encoded in this window:
- a CDS encoding DUF190 domain-containing protein, whose amino-acid sequence is MAWETLERLRVYTDESDTIDGRSAFSQIVAAAHEHGLAGATVFRGMMGYGGNSRIHTARLLELSSDLPVVVEIMDTPERIGSFCAVALGLLKKGLITREPVMGHRPLKPGETPGE
- a CDS encoding SemiSWEET family sugar transporter produces the protein MDAFMIEVLGLAAGCMTTCSFIPQVVRTYRSRSVSDISLRMYLLLCAGIAMWVVYGLMIGSVSVVAANSVSLCLTLAILVMKIKFRHERNSPRRG